In Plasmodium chabaudi chabaudi strain AS genome assembly, chromosome: 9, the following proteins share a genomic window:
- a CDS encoding DNA replication ATP-dependent helicase/nuclease DNA2, putative: MGELNKTKILDYFEKLIKLENIYENKEIELCYEHLNKEELVEKGILLNSLTIKNVTKHYGGNNNSYVLKLVKKKKSVDTNDLSDDENLENFNHNLFSKGSIIHFSKKRKKYKIENDKNVSNSVTVSDNVGIYTCTVNKIKKNKISILINNIDMLCKELNISNPYMLSEKSYFDICLVNSEISVNRQIQAIQLIKKTLENPTDILKILFLDRTPTQNPFLKKILSLFSEQNQEAVEKEAVGKDEVGNDEAEKGADSNSLTNQGSDINSSNYIYRCNKIEWGNKNLNWSQKKAVYHCLYSDNIFCIHGPPGTGKTTVLCEVIFQLIRNKNCKILVTGPSNVSVDNILDKCVSMNIKNVFRIGLKSKIKKTLWNYSYDEKIKECDSYKLCADIDDDIEKLKSEILKLKKKKKTEKGYFDRRSIMNLKYEIKVLNKSKKNKRNIFFKELMEKNNVVFSTCSSSSNYELNKFVKSSNFLFDVVCIDECCQCTEPLCYIPISLAKKNVFLFGDHKQLSPLIKYNKNTNKLNITMFERLISKYKESVSFLLNIQYRMNHNILIWSNKIFYENKLNSHESCKDIKVDDIVGDRKGLLKNGKYEQGEKKKKTQKNKKKGKNSSHTDNKKEDDSSNEQNEINSEEVEIKKYKYHPITWVETDGFDEFLDDTKDEDMINFEIKEKKSNQTKSADNNEVTKKGVKKGDTKKEVNNTSESIKREDNLEVSQTKAKTKNGDKSNADDKDGEDSEEDRICKLNDEELNDIVQINVDEIINLSNKSRGNMGEAYFIYKLIEYMIKKDKICPNDICVITPYSKQMNILRNIFYDNIFNNKNYINEYKKIEISTVDSFQGREKEIVIFSLVCSNYFKNIGFLKDYRRLNVAITRAKRHIVIVGNSNTISNDDVLNELYETVLDHGKVYLVNELIDVESMIDFCAF; encoded by the coding sequence ATGGGAGAATTGAATAAAACAAAGATTTTGgattattttgaaaagcTAATTaaattggaaaatatttatgaaaataaagaaatcgAATTATGTTATGaacatttaaataaagaagaatTAGTTGAAAAaggaattttattaaatagtttgacaattaaaaatgttacaaAGCATTATGGAGggaataataattcttatgttttaaaattagtaaagaaaaaaaaaagtgtgGACACAAATGATTTAAGTGATGATGAgaatttagaaaattttaatcataatttatttagtaAGGGAAgtataatacatttttcaaaaaaaagaaaaaaatataaaattgagAATGACAAGAATGTAAGTAATAGTGTAACAGTGAGTGATAATGTAGGCATTTATACATGCAcagttaataaaataaaaaaaaataaaataagtattttaataaataatatagatatgTTATGTAAAGAActtaatatttcaaatcCATATATGTTATCTGAAAAATCCTATTTTGATATCTGCTTAGTTAATAGTGAAATATCGGTAAATAGACAAATCCAAGCTATTCagttgataaaaaaaacctTGGAAAATCCAACAGACATATTAAAGATTCTATTTTTGGATCGAACCCCTACTCAAAACCCTttcctaaaaaaaatattgtcaCTTTTTTCTGAGCAAAACCAGGAAGCGGTTGAGAAGGAAGCGGTTGGGAAGGACGAGGTTGGGAATGACGAGGCTGAGAAGGGAGCGGATTCCAATTCACTAACCAACCAAGGGTCAGATATAAATTCATCAAACTATATTTACAGgtgtaataaaatagaatggggaaataaaaacttaAATTGGAGTCAAAAAAAAGCAGTATATCATTGTCTCTACtctgataatattttttgtatacatGGACCACCAGGAACAGGAAAGACAACTGTTTTATGTGAAGTTATATTTCAATTAATAAGAAATAAGAATTGTAAAATTTTAGTAACCGGACCAAGCAATGTGTCAGTAGATAATATACTAGACAAGTGTGTAAGTatgaatattaaaaatgtttttcgTATAGGgttaaaaagtaaaattaaaaaaacattatgGAATTATAgttatgatgaaaaaataaaagaatgtgatagttataaattatgtgCAGATATAGATGATGATATTGAGAAGTTAAAATcagaaattttaaaattaaaaaaaaaaaaaaaaactgaaAAAGGATATTTTGATAGAAGAAGtataatgaatttaaaatatgaaattaaagtattaaataaaagtaaaaaaaacaaaaggaatatattttttaaagaactaatggaaaaaaataatgttgtATTTTCAACATGTTCTAGTAGTTCTAAttatgaattaaataagTTTGTTAAAtcatcaaattttttatttgatgtTGTATGTATAGATGAATGTTGTCAATGCACTGAGCCATTATGTTATATACCAATTTCTTtggcaaaaaaaaatgtcttTTTATTTGGTGATCATAAACAGTTGTCAccattaattaaatataataaaaatactaataaattaaatattactaTGTTCGAACGTTTGataagtaaatataaagaaagcGTGTCCTTTCtgttaaatatacaatatagaatgaatcataatattttaatatggtcaaacaaaatattttatgaaaataaattaaattcaCATGAGTCTTGTAAAGATATAAAGGTTGATGATATTGTAGGAGATAGGAAAGGTCTAttgaaaaatggaaaatatgaacaaggggagaaaaaaaaaaaaactcaaaaaaataaaaagaaaggaAAAAATTCGAGCCATactgataataaaaaggaagatGATTCATCTAATGAACagaatgaaataaattcagAAGAagtggaaataaaaaaatataaatatcatCCTATCACTTGGGTAGAGACAGATGGTTTTGATGAATTTTTAGATGACACAAAAGATGAAgatatgataaattttgagatcaaagaaaagaaaagtaACCAAACAAAAAGTGCCGATAATAATGAGGTTACTAAAAAAGGTGTGAAGAAAGGGGATACAAAAAAGGAAGTAAACAATACGAGCGAATCAATAAAGAGAGAAGACAATTTAGAGGTGTCACAAACAAAAGCAAAGACTAAAAATGGTGACAAATCAAATGCTGATGATAAAGATGGTGAGGATAGCGAGGAAGATAGGATATGCAAGTTGAACGATGAAgaattaaatgatattgTACAAATAAATGTTGATGAGATCATAAATTTAAGTAATAAATCTAGAGGTAATATGGGAGAagcttattttatttataagttAATTGAATATATGATTAAAAAGGATAAGATATGTCCAAATGATATATGTGTTATAACTCCATATTCTAAGCagatgaatatattaagaaacatattttatgacaacatttttaataataaaaattatataaatgaatataaaaaaattgaaatatcGACAGTTGATTCATTTCAAGGAagagaaaaagaaattgttattttttcattagtatgttcaaattattttaaaaatatcgGATTTCTTAAAGACTATAGAAGATTAAATGTAGCAATCACTCGAGCTAAAAGACATATAGTTATTGTTGGTAATTCAAACACAATTTCCAATGATGATgttttaaatgaattatatgaaaCTGTTTTAGATCATGGAAAAGTATATCTTGTCAACGAACTAATAGATGTAGAGTCGATGATTGATTTTTGTGCATTCTAA
- a CDS encoding protein kinase, putative, with protein MGNTNSTETNNYIKFDKYYYIGDLNVDNLPHGRGLILYENGNSFYGNFIKGKKHGQGIYIDKNLTKYISNWAYGNILNKVKVKRFDNDAVYLFYYKNDIIDHCKVYGYISSHKKKTIKHEQVLVDSEIQNCQEKSVDNQKDETIDIPNDKHKVKNDILKYKKTKKTSDKINPLNDSIFYSSCESTSKSIGSDYISDFEKKEKQTNEQEEKGFEKVKENRMDHIEGSKPSTIFENDNIMDNKKVRTDMSEEMIMLRLKDIINNNTDLKIENYELWNKEQVAHWLSLCSVPMKWVVSVYKNNITGHKLNNINLHYIRNKLGILPYGQAIKLLQLIKNLRVTAYNTRLANTLNLEEYENYLEKKIKKKKIKDKKTREKKTREKKGDADIETSSSQIDIFQKDDQKIIMNKQIKSMINQKNVNDKSFSDKIKNGFLQGNTNIKNLQNFVINTIWDKNKDEFEKPIEENNIPIHVEKEKELNTNEDSAEKEVTELKKDKHTNHVQQNISMLKNMHTESNESESSTTSITQTLSTSSDSTFTNIHSDESSKIFHEKREHTSIASNEEKEVNELNLSSSINSKSETNLLNNSSPTKLQNELPKLSHSSGLETSFSSSSSEKSSETFSSSSFCSEHSEMDNFHNSNKIVKYSNNIYINSSLAFSYIYSFIIPPENLTFLYQIKNYYIRDVENDLSPTNEVDFVDKFNFYTNREIAKNERDNIKPQKMKSRVFRGRYMGKDVAIKVLVGNIKNFTKFHKVLYKLYILRHTNIALIMGVSISYPFVFIIYEYVKNLCLFSYLHCVKYKHIYFSKLLKYYQKKFPNQNGQQKHDTNNELAYSSSASAKSLDTNSSNMNNTELKNRNNSKYRYINKINSMFRNKNNILCGNYHYLFRKKSGNMSISQEHKNSDRISFTNESQNLLTNKKYKKKINKKLGFKEKIKINRPYAFPPLQEDLNFYFEKKKQKNKILFSYLKTHSYFKSKKCDDRKSKLSDQQIMKIIIGITLGCSYLEKQKVQWINLKPTNILLDESLNAKISDFGIKEIEQCLDTNIDYSYIVFPNNVIKFNNNHFKNKIKKIKIVNKDSEDMLHVFSTQNNVYKYNTREIDVSSNSHNSVFFWTAPEILKGGKNPSLYSDVYAYGIILWELMTSSIPFNYRFKSHLVSSVGYAKEKLSFQNIPPYIKNLIKSCINRDKYKRPTFDKILIELSMIYEKINSKEEDALMSFMDG; from the exons ATGGGAAATACAAACTCTACTGAAACaaacaattatattaaatttgataaatattattatattggcGATTTGAATGTAGATAATTTACCACATGGTAGGggattaatattatatgaaaatggaAACTCTTTTTATggcaattttataaaaggtAAAAAACATGGACAAGGAATATATATCGATAAgaatttaacaaaatatatttcaaattgggcatatggaaatattttaaataaagttaAAGTTAAAAGATTTGACAATGATgctgtttatttattttattataaaaatgatataatcGATCATTGCAAAGTTTATGGCTATATATCAagtcataaaaaaaaaacaataaagcATGAACAAGTACTAGTAGACAGtgaaatacaaaattgtCAAGAGAAAAGTGTCGATAACCAAAAAGATGAAACCATTGACATACCTAATGATAAACACAAAGTAAAAAATGACATactaaaatataagaaaacaaaaaaaacatctGACAAAATAAACCCTTTAAATGATTCCATATTTTACTCATCATGTGAGTCTACATCTAAATCAATTGGATCAGATTATATTTCcgattttgaaaaaaaagaaaaacaaacaaATGAGCAAGAAGAAAAAGGGTTTGAAAAGGTGAAGGAAAATCGTATGGATCATATCGAGGGCAGTAAACCATCTacaatttttgaaaatgataacataatggataataaaaaagtgcGGACTGATATGTCTGAAGAAATGATTATGCTAAGGTTGAAggatataataaacaataatacagatttgaaaatagaaaattatgaactATGGAATAAAGAACAAGTAGCACATTGGCTTAGCTTATGTAGTGTACCTATGAAATGGGTTGTAagtgtttataaaaataatattactgggcataaattaaataatataaacttGCACTATATAAGAAATAAGCTTGGAATTTTACCATATGGACAAGCTATCAAACTTTTGCaacttataaaaaatttacgtGTTACTGCATATAATACTCGCCTTGCTAATACGCTAAACTTAGAAGAGTATGAAAATTAcctcgaaaaaaaaatcaagaaaaaaaaaataaaggataaaaaaacaagggaaaaaaaaacgagagaaaaaaaaggcGATGCAGATATAGAAACGTCAAGTAGCCAAATAGACATTTTTCAGAAAGAtgatcaaaaaataataatgaacaaGCAAATTAAATCAAtgataaatcaaaaaaatgttaatgaTAAATCGTTTTCAgataaaatcaaaaatgGGTTTCTTCAAGGAAATacaaatatcaaaaatttacaaaattttgtaataaatacaatatgggataaaaataaagatgaaTTTGAAAAGCCaattgaagaaaataatattcctATCCATgttgaaaaagaaaaggaatTAAATACTAATGAAGATAGTGCAGAAAAAGAAGTAACAGaactaaaaaaagataaacaCACTAATCATGTTcaacaaaatatatccatgctaaaaaatatgcataccGAATCTAATGAATCTGAATCAAGCACAACATCTATCACACAAACATTATCAACCTCTTCAGATTCAACCTTTACAAATATACATTCTGATGAGTCCTCGAAAATATTTCACGAAAAACGGGAACACACATCTATTGCATCAAACGAAGAAAAGGAAGTAAACGAGTTAAACCTTTCTTCTAGTATCAATTCTAAAAGTGAAACCAACTTATTAAACAATTCAAGTCCAacaaaattacaaaatgaACTACCAAAACTATCCCATTCGTCAGGTTTGGAAACTTCCTTTTCATCATCTTCATCGGAAAAATCGTCAGAAACTTTTTCGTCATCTTCTTTTTGTTCTGAACATAGTGAGATGGACAATTTTCATAACAgcaataaaattgtaaaatatagtaacaatatatacatcAATAGTAGTTTAGCATtttcatacatatatagcTTTATAATACCTCCAGAAaatttaacatttttatatcaaataaaaaattattatattagaGATGTAGAAAACGATTTAAGTCCAACCAATGAAGTAGATTTTGTTGACAAATTCAACTTTTACACAAATCGTGAAATAGCTAAAAATGAAAgagataatataaaacctcaaaaaatgaaaagcaGAGTATTTAGAGGTAGATATATGGGTAAAGATGTAGCTATAAAAGTATTAGTAGggaatattaaaaattttacaaaatttcaTAAAGTCTTATataagttatatattttaagacATACAAATATAGCATTAATAATGGGTGTTTCAATAAGCTAtccttttgtttttataatatatgaatatgtaaaaaatttatgtcTATTTTCTTACTTGCATtgtgtaaaatataaacatatttactTCAGCAagcttttaaaatattatcaaaaaaaatttcccAATCAAAATGGTCAACAAAAACATGACACAAACAATGAACTAGCCTACTCTTCATCAGCGTCAGCCAAATCTTTAGACACTAACTCAtctaatatgaataatacagaactaaaaaatagaaataatagcaaataccgatatataaacaaaattaattccATGTtcagaaataaaaataatatattgtgtggtaattatcattatttattccgAAAGAAGAGTGGCAATATGTCTATATCACAGGAACATAAAAACAGCGATCGAATAAGTTTCACAAATGAGtcacaaaatttattaacgaataaaaaatacaaaaaaaaaataaataaaaaattaggtTTTAAAgagaaaatcaaaataaatagacCATATGCTTTCCCACCACTTCAAGAAGATTTAAACTTTTactttgaaaaaaaaaaacaaaaaaataaaattctaTTTAGCTATCTAAAAACGCATTCCTATTTTAAATCGAAAAAATGTGACGACAGGAAAAGCAAATTATCTGATCagcaaataatgaaaatcaTAAT AGGCATCACCTTAGGTTGTTCCTACTTGGAAAAACAAAAG gTACAATGGATAAACCTCAAACCGACTAATATTTTACTTGATGAATCTCTAAATGCAAAAATATCAGATTTTggaataaaagaaatagagCAATGCCTCGACACAAATATTGATTATTCTTATATAGTGTTTCCaaataatgtaataaaatttaataataaccatttcaaaaataaaattaaaaaaataaaaattgtgaatAAGGATTCAGAGGATATGCTTCATGTATTTAGTACCCAAAATaatgtttataaatataatacaagAGAAATTGACGTATCTTCAAACAGCCATAActctgtttttttttggacaGCACCCgaa ATATTAAAGGGAGGAAAAAATCCAAGTCTATATTCAGACGTATATGCTTATGGTATTATATTGTGGGAACTG atgACAAGTAGTATCCCTTTTAATTATCGTTTTAAATCTCATCTTGtg tCTTCAGTTGGATATGccaaagaaaaattatcctttcaaaatattcccccttatataaaa aATTTAATAAAGAGTTGTATTAATAGGGACAAATATAAGAGACCTACATTTgacaaaattttaattgaGCTTTCAATGATATAcgaaaaa ATTAACTCTAAGGAAGAGGACGCTTTAATGTCTTTTATGGATGGATAG
- a CDS encoding DEAD/DEAH box helicase, putative, with product MKEKLVALWRQKVLLKRQAKLILYPNQSRYVRTHGQAHMALNKDNKYGENVSKQNSMQNGEQLNKGGPKQNAQYEPNEEEKNIYKEMTKKLYKKYNYYEIGSNPNNIHHDCKQNYAYINELNIHKMLLLGLKKLNITELNNMQINTFLTIQQGKDVLLNYPDGSGKTLAYILPIINNIYFIHDYLEKIILDSHEDVENSSVNQNYKSNNKFNIYQEMGKYLLKYSYYKNNAIFEDNTIEVHKKMNNKEDDNFNLLPTKFEKDLQNKNNNTYKHSQLRGRQSKKINLKKIESTSNQIDCQNGNLNNISIMNKLIEIIKINNINLSNLNSSEQNQNELQILNNILKNGKIEKNKKTSFPNNLNVYEQTYRYLIRNPLQINKTVVIITINKDNISQIINFIKKIDILNRINIQTLNDVPFVNSEQASENEKRNNDTSEDKSTSFYTQFDVANLQVDNINYLNNPVLCNKEIMWVVADILVTTPDIFLNSYKNIGFEKNSNKPIIPSIIIFDEVDMLFQNNAYRNTMMNIFQIIKKRPEIYNPHINISERNIENINKEIDSILLSNTKDNKNELNTDADNKLSQSFSSNINEKTVLEKVPKSDEKSVIQLIFISSTLPSVGHTTVGSMLNERFSNLVDIVSNFNYKIPKNVQTQWIELNKEKIINLYLFNTQYKNSEPNKIEETLQDFSLSNKINQLEISSFEHRLDILIYVLKKYHEFTMKYVELFDNVKSSSENDDNLKKFYEQWNKKSKTLNNKLELINKFPIYKTIVFVNSVKECFKIYNFLKKHNWPVYNFHKNLSLNSRIQSLHNFSNANVGILITTDLLSRGIDTKNVDHVINFHFPGDAITYLHRLSKINRLSSDTNNLESKKMNITSYKDRHFLVTNFISAANTQLANSIKNFDNNNISLLSLFSRKKSFKMKNKRKDPETNVNKKYIDIDSIPNIELDINDTKLNQMLQIGPNEKDKENKNSTIQSLQNQQDHISKYGKNDSCHQTESSSNRFTTNTAAYADDSKNAHLQAPFTMFSINQDEDESDDENFEQNETKSKYNIYQNILRDAKQPYKETHNISNNHFEGKNSKLPSWDNVQFDHQKYVIERFKNKECHLVGQVKRGKLILNNFESNNNDDDLLF from the coding sequence atgaaagaaaaaCTGGTAGCACTATGGAGACAGAAAGTTTTATTGAAGCGCCAAGCCAAACTTATTTTGTATCCGAACCAGAGTAGATATGTTCGAACCCATGGACAAGCACACATGGCTTTAAACAAAGACAACAAATATGGTGAAAACGTAAGCAAGCAAAATTCTATGCAAAATGGTGAGCAATTAAATAAGGGGGGTCCTAAGCAAAATGCTCAATACGAACCAAACGAAGaggaaaaaaacatttacaaagaaatgacaaaaaagttatataaaaaatataattattatgaaattGGAAGTAAtccaaataatattcatcaCGATTGTAAGCaaaattatgcatatataaacgAATTAAATATCCATAAAATGTTATTGTTaggtttaaaaaaattaaatattactGAACTTAATAATATGCAAATTAATACATTCCTTACTATCCAACAAGGGAAAGATgttcttttaaattatccTGACGGGTCAGGTAAAACATTAGCTTATATATTACCaattataaacaatatttattttattcatgattatttagaaaaaatcaTTTTAGACAGTCATGAAGATGTTGAAAACAGTTCAGTAAATCAAAATTACAagtcaaataataaattcaaCATATATCAAGAAATGGGGAAGTATTTGCttaaatattcttattataaaaataatgccaTCTTTGAAGACAACACTATTGaagtacataaaaaaatgaataataaagaggatgataattttaatttacttccaacaaaatttgaaaaggatctacaaaataaaaataacaatactTATAAGCATTCTCAACTACGTGGTAGACaatccaaaaaaataaacttaaaaaaaattgaatctACTTCAAATCAAATAGATTGTCAAAATGGAAACCTAAACAATATTAGCATTATGAATAAACTaattgaaataataaaaattaataatatcaatTTAAGCAATTTAAATAGTTCTGAACAGAATCAAAATGAGttacaaatattaaataatattctaaaaaatggaaaaatcgaaaaaaataaaaaaacaagtttcccaaataatttaaatgtatATGAGCAAACTTATAGATATTTAATTCGAAATCCgttacaaataaataaaacggTAGtcataataacaataaataaagataatattagtcaaattattaattttataaaaaaaattgatataCTAAATAGAATTAATATTCAAACATTGAATGATGTTCCATTTGTAAATAGCGAACAAGCTAgcgaaaatgaaaaaagaaataacgACACATCAGAAGATAAAAGTACCAGTTTTTATACCCAATTTGATGTTGCTAATTTACAAGTTGataacataaattatttgaataatccagttttatgtaataaagaaataatgtGGGTAGTTGCAGATATTTTAGTAACAACACCAGATATATTTCTTAactcatataaaaatattggatttgaaaaaaattcaaataaaccCATAATCCCATcaatcataatttttgatGAAGTAGATATGCTTTTCCAAAATAATGCTTATAGGAATACAatgatgaatatatttcaaattataaaaaaacgacctgaaatatataacccccatataaacataagcgaaagaaatattgaaaatataaacaaagaAATAGATAGCATTTTATTAAGTAATACTAAAGAcaacaaaaatgaattaaacaCGGATGCAGACAATAAGCTAAGTCAAAGTTTTTCTTCAAACATTAATGAGAAAACAGTATTAGAAAAAGTACCTAAGAGTGACGAAAAATCTGTTATTCaactaatttttatatcttcaaCCTTACCATCTGTTGGACATACTACAGTAGGAAGTATGCTCAATGAAAGGTTTAGCAACTTAGTTGATATAGTAagtaattttaattataaaattccCAAAAATGTGCAAACACAATGGAtagaattaaataaagaaaaaataattaatttatatttattcaatacacaatataaaaatagtgaaCCTAATAAAATCGAAGAAACCTTACAagatttttcattatcaaataaaataaatcaacTAGAAATATCATCATTTGAACATAGACTTGATATTctaatttatgttttaaaaaagtatcATGAGTTCACAATGAAATATGTAGAACTATTTGATAATGTAAAATCTTCGagtgaaaatgatgataatcttaaaaagttttatgAACAATGGAATAAGAAATCAAaaacattaaataataaacttgaattaataaataagtttccaatttataaaacaattGTATTTGTAAATAGTGTAAAagaatgttttaaaatttataactttttaaaaaaacataattggcctgtatataattttcataaaaatttatccTTAAATTCTAGAATACAAAGTTTACACAACTTTTCAAATGCAAATGTTGGAATTTTAATAACTACAGATTTGTTAAGTAGAGGTATtgatacaaaaaatgttgatcatgtaattaattttcattttccaGGTGATGCCATTACATATCTTCATAGACTTAGCAAAATAAATCGTTTAAGCAGTGATACTAATAATTTagaatcaaaaaaaatgaacatTACATCATATAAAGACAGACATTTTCTTGTGactaattttatttctgcTGCAAATACACAGCTAGCTAAttcaattaaaaattttgacaataataatataagttTATTATCGTTATTTTCTAGAAAAAAATcttttaaaatgaaaaataaaagaaaagatcCTGAAACTAatgtaaacaaaaaatacatagATATAGATTCAATTCCAAATATTGAATtagatataaatgataCAAAACTTAACCAAATGCTTCAAATTGGTCCTAACgaaaaagataaagaaaataaaaattcaacTATCCAATCATTGCAAAATCAACAAGAtcatatttcaaaatatggaaaaaacGATTCTTGTCACCAAACTGAAAGTTCTTCAAATAGGTTCACTACAAATACTGCAGCATATGCTGATGATTCGAAAAATGCACATCTTCAAGCCCCTTTCACAATGTTTTCCATAAATCAAGATGAAGACGAAAGtgatgatgaaaatttcgaacaaaatgaaactAAATCaaagtataatatttatcaaaatatattacgtGATGCTAAACAGCCATATAAAGAAACCCATAACATTAGTAACAATCATTTTGaaggaaaaaatagtaaactTCCTTCATGGGATAATGTCCAATTTGATcatcaaaaatatgtaattgagcgatttaaaaataaagaatgtCATTTGGTTGGACAGGTAAAAAGAGGAAAACTTATTTTGAATAACTTCGAAAGCAACAACAATGACGATGACTTgttgttttaa
- a CDS encoding U6 snRNA-associated Sm-like protein LSm4, putative, which translates to MVFPLTLLKCSQNQPVMVELKNGETYSGFLVFCDRFMNLHMKNIICTSKDGDKFWKISECYVRGSSVKYIRVQDQAIENAIEETAEQKSRNAGRGRGGVRGSGRNRGRGFGRGTDKRGGRAGNIRTAGRGGY; encoded by the exons ATGGTG TTTCCTTTAACTTTGTTAAAATGTTCTCAAAATCAACCAGTG ATGGTTGAGCTAAAGAATGGAGAAACATATAGTGGATTTTTAGTATTTTGTGATCGATTTATGAATTtacatatgaaaaatataatatgcacATCAAAAGATGGAGATAAATTTTGGAAAATATCCGAGTGCTATGTTAGAGGAAGTAGTGTGAAATATATTCGAGTGCAAGACCAAGCTATAGAGAATGCCATTGAGGAAACAGCTGAAC aaaaatcACGGAATGCCGGACGAGGCCGCGGTGGCGTAAGAGGAAGTGGACGCAATAGAGGCCGAGGATTTGGTAGGGGAACAGACAAAAGAGGTGGAAGAGCTGGAAATATAAGAACAGCTGGACGAGGAggatattaa